One Geotrypetes seraphini chromosome 15, aGeoSer1.1, whole genome shotgun sequence genomic window carries:
- the LOC117349470 gene encoding inositol 2-dehydrogenase-like, with protein sequence MGRKKKTLHDYAAEFTDLAVKRHLMEHKESGETSLVETLYCKSCELPMRVRRDRILEHLASGRHYRNRRLIKSHGGRTPLLLSPGSELSTNLPLQLDHSSLLSQPSYILPTNHCSTSTSANTSCTMVPSPSSYHHQPLMSVHPNAISSTTSAMSAREDQTPSTSTSHPTAFSALHVRSPHLPGKQTNQRLVVSEASNSVVSGGTGGRYSSGSGVLGSRVGLAIFGVGQGSSALLQSLMEENGCYLLYVVENQLPEAERSLGSKFLANTRVLREQDADIVLNDQRVSGVIICSPPEAASDIVLDALRAGKGVLCDHLLSLDRQTAEACFDEADRCGKPLVCGFYKRFDPAVRFLYNKVRDNQALGRIHRISVVSRMFPAVALNCVKKSGGIFYTTAVHDIDLISWLLGESAPDTIFSLGHAFCADVASLKDADTITISMKFASGAIVSLDISQHCTKSCDQRLEIHGSQGTLRVDNQNPLGITEHGTSVSLFSQTHADRYREAYRQLFQHFLQTVKGKESPVVTKEQFLWAIQVAAAAEQSWQNGSAVDLRNEAVDVTVIKTEIL encoded by the exons ATGGGCAGGAAGAAGAAGACGCTGCACGACTACGCGGCCGAGTTCACGGACCTGGCCGTGAAGAGGCACCTGATGGAGCACAAGGAGTCCGGCGAGACGTCGCTGGTGGAGACCCTGTACTGCAAGTCCTGCGAGCTGCCCATGAGGGTGAGGAGGGATCGCATCCTGGAGCACCTGGCCTCGGGCCGCCACTACCGCAACCGGAGGCTGATCAAATCCCACGGGGGCCGGACCCCTCTTCTCCT ATCTCCAGGTTCAGAGCTGAGCACGAACCTTCCTCTCCAGCTGGATCATTCTTCCTTGCTTTCTCAGCCCTCCTATATATTGCCAACAAATCACTGCAGCACCAGTACCAGTGCAAACACCAGCTGCACGATGGTACCATCACCTTCTTCTTACCACCACCAGCCTTTGATGTCTGTTCACCCCAATGCCATCAGCTCTACCACCAGTGCCATGTCTGCTAGAGAAGATCAGACGCCTTCTACCTCCACTAGTCACCCTACAGCGTTCTCTGCCCTCCATGTCAGAAGCCCCCATTTACCTGGTAAACAGACCAACCAAAGGCTCGTTGTTTCAGAGGCATCCAATAGTGTGGTTTCTGGAGGCACAGGGGGACGGTACAGCAGTGGTAGTGGGGTGCTGGGAAGCCGTGTTGGGCTAGCCATCTTTGGAGTGGGCCAAGGCAGCAGCGCCCTGCTTCAGAGCTTAATGGAGGAGAATGGCTGTTATTTGCTCTACGTTGTCGAGAATCAGCTGCCCGAGGCAGAACGCAGCTTGGGCTCCAAGTTCCTGGCGAATACCCGAGTGCTGCGGGAACAGGATGCGGACATTGTGCTCAACGATCAACG GGTCTCTGGAGTTATCATTTGTTCTCCTCCTGAGGCAGCATCTGACATAGTACTGGATGCCTTACGAGCTG GGAAAGGCGTCCTGTGTGATCATCTTCTCAGTTTGGACAGGCAGACCGCTGAGGCTTGCTTTGATGAAGCCGACAGGTGTGGGAAGCCACTGGTGTGTGGATTCTACAA GCGTTTTGATCCTGCTGTTCGGTTCCTGTATAACAAGGTCCGTGACAACCAGGCACTTGGGCGAATTCATCGGATATCGGTGGTCAGCAGGATGTTCCCAGCAGTTGCTCTCAACTGTGTTAAAAAATCAG GAGGAATCTTCTATACTACTGCTGTCCATGATATAGATCTTATCAGCTGGCTACTGGGAGAAAGTGCCCCTGATACAATATTTTCATTGGGACATGCTTTCTGTGCAG ACGTGGCCTCCTTGAAGGACGCTGACACCATCACAATCAGTATGAAATTTGCCAGCGGAGCCATCGTTAGTTTGGACATAAGTCAGCACTGCACAAAGAGCTGTGATCAAAGACTTGAG ATTCATGGCTCTCAAGGAACCTTACGAGTAGACAATCAAAACCCCTTGGGTATTACGGAACACGGTACCTCGGTATCTTTATTCTCTCAGACCCATGCCGACCGGTATCGAGAAGCATACAGACAACTATTTCAGCACTTTTTACAGACAGTCAAAG GGAAGGAGTCGCCAGTGGTCACCAAAGAGCAGTTCCTCTGGGCAATCCAGGTGGCTGCGGCTGCCGAACAATCCTGGCAGAATGGGTCTGCCGTTGACTTGCGCAATGAAGCGGTGGACGTGACGGTCATCAAGACAGAGATACTGTGA